Proteins encoded within one genomic window of Diorhabda sublineata isolate icDioSubl1.1 chromosome 1, icDioSubl1.1, whole genome shotgun sequence:
- the LOC130442291 gene encoding prostatic acid phosphatase-like — MYHLTFSIVLIGLWFLTGSAERVAVVQVFRHGQRTPVNFYPNDPYKDSEVWNGKSLGELTNTGKSQHLDLGKFTRNLYSDFLSEKYNRTEFRIETTDVDRTHMSAQVNVYGIFPASGDEVWHSSLNWQPIPIHPSDASIWSSTYYPLTCDIFLKLFTEVLNSDVYQNINKEYASTFEILSSNSGEKVTDIVGVMNIWDPLKSEDSLGLSLPEWTKDVYPEPLRTLTGYAFASSTYTTQMKRIVMGPFFNDLVEYFESMVKDPTSSPKLKLYSGHDTNVAALLNTLGAFDPPYPPAFASSIYFELDREGAEYYVKVFSKDGDDFKQITIQGCHLNCSFSDFKSKLDDVIVDVATRDKECLEGAVFLGDSTNYNNQYVTDLIKRLRSLRT; from the exons ATGTATCATTTAACATTCTCTATAGTGCTCATTGGATTATGGTTTTTGACGGGTTCTGCTGAACGTGTTGCTGTTGTTCag GTTTTTAGACATGGTCAACGCACGCCAGTGAACTTTTACCCTAATGATCCGTATAAGGACTCTGAAGTATGGAATGGAAAGAGTCTTGGAGAATTAACAAAC ACTGGAAAATCTCAACATTTGGATTTAGGAAAGTTCACAAGAAACCTATACTCTGATTTTCTCTCAGAAAAATATAATCGTACTGAGTTTCGTATAGAAACCACTGATGTTGATAGAACGCATATGTCTGCTCAAGTTAATGTCTATGGAATATTTCCTGCCTCAGGTGACGAAGTATGGCATTCTAGCTTAAATTGGCAACCCATTCCTATTCATCCATCTGATGCGTCCATCTGGAGCAGTACATATTATCCACTAACCTGCGATATTTTTCTCAAACTGTTTACGGAAGTCCTCAATAGtgatgtttatcaaaatattaataaggaATATGCTTCTACGTTTGAAATTTTATCCTCAAATTCCGGTGAAAAAGTTACTGATATTGTAGGTGTTATGAACATTTGGGATCCATTGAAATCGGAAGATTCTCTTGGTTTGTCTCTACCTGAATGGACGAAAGACGTTTATCCGGAACCCTTACGCACTTTAACCGGATATGCTTTCGCATCAAGCACTTACACGACACAAATGAAAAGAATTG TGATGGGACCTTTTTTCAATGATTTAGTGGAGTATTTTGAATCTATGGTGAAAGATCCTACATCTTCTcccaaattgaaattatatagtGGTCACGACACTAACGTTGCTGCTCTTCTTAACACGCTTGGAGCTTTCGACCCTCCTTATCCTCCAGCATTCGCCAGCAGCATTTACTTCGAATTGGACAGAGAAGGTGCAGAATATTATGTAAAAGTATTTAGTAAAGATGGTGATGACTTCAAACAAATTACAATTCAGGGATGTCATTTGAATTGCagtttttctgattttaaatcGAAACTTGATGACGTTATTGTAGATGTCGCTACTAGAGATAAGGAGTGCTTGGAAGGTGCTGTCTTCTTGGGAGACTCCACGAATTATAACAATCAATACGTCACAGATCTCATAAAAAGGCTACGAAGTTTGAGAACTTGA